The following proteins are encoded in a genomic region of Nicotiana sylvestris chromosome 4, ASM39365v2, whole genome shotgun sequence:
- the LOC138889952 gene encoding uncharacterized protein, which yields MEPKQKKLKLERYRRRIGMLQAFSNVSNKIWVFVDDDHGVDIILDLSQQLTLKLTNLVTQLSFMVTFVYAKCDSIERIELWDSLYNLASDMTLPWLVGGDFNVICDEEEKFGGLPVSLNEINDFRHCINTCNLTDLGFKGSVYTWWNGRGEDDCIFKRLDRCLGNLDLQQKWPNIEVTHLSKTGSDHSPMILKFDPDVAPIKKAFKFLNFWCKHITFKEVVIQNWTSDFIGDPFYMFNHKLKKLKKALSIWSRATYGDIFQKFTSLEEVVIVHEAQFERFPTYQNRERLQKVQAELIRYLALEEEFWKQKSGMTWFQDGDRNTKFFHAQVNDRRRRLQLKQIQDTNGNWLEGNNDMADEAVRFFKEQLQEETTTMSFDILEHVPTLVDYAQNVELIKQPTKEEVRHAVFGLNGDSAGVRMALLVASFIPVGT from the coding sequence ATGGAACCAAAACAAAAGAAGCTGAAGCTAGAAAGATATAGAAGAAGAATTGGAATGTTACAGGCATTCTCAAATGTGTCTAACAAAATTTGGGTATTTGTGGATGATGATCATGGGGTGGACATAATACTTGATTTGTCTCAACAGTTGACTTTAAAACTCACAAATCTGGTTACTCAGTTGTCTTTCATGGTTACATTTGTGTATGCAAAATGTGACTCTATTGAGCGTATAGAATTGTGGGACAGTTTATACAATCTGGCAAGTGATATGACCTTACCTTGGCTAGTGGGTGGGGACTTTAATGTCATATGCGATGAGGAGGAGAAGTTTGGTGGACTCCCTGTGTCGCTAAATGAGATAAATGATTTTAGGCATTGCATAAACACCTGTAACTTGACTGATTTGGGTTTCAAAGGTAGTGTGTATACATGGTGGAATGGGAGAGGTGAAGATGACTGCATATTCAAAAGATTGGACAGATGTTTAGGCAATTTGGATTTACAGCAGAAATGGCCTAATATAGAGGTGACTCACTTGTCCAAAACAGGCTCAGATCATAGTCCAATGATTCTGAAATTTGATCCTGATGTGGCACCCATCAAAAaagctttcaaatttttgaaCTTCTGGTGCAAGCATATAACTTTCAAGGAGGTGGTTATACAAAACTGGACATCAGACTTCATAGGTGATCCATTTTATATGTTCAATCATAAACTGAAAAAACTAAAAAAAGCATTATCGATATGGAGTAGGGCAACGTATGGAGACATATTCCAAAAATTTACTAGTCTGGAAGAGGTGGTTATTGTACATGAAGCACAGTTTGAAAGGTTTCCTACATACCAAAATAGAGAGAGGTTACAAAAGGTGCAAGCAGAGCTTATTCGATATCTGGCTTTGGAGGAAGAATTTTGGAAACAAAAGTCGGGAATGACATGGTTCCAGGATGGTGACAGAAATACGAAGTTCTTTCATGCTCAGGTCAATGACAGGAGAAGAAGATTACAGCTGAAACAAATACAAGATACTAATGGCAATTGGTTAGAGGGTAATAATGACATGGCAGATGAGGCAGTTAGGTTCTTCAAAGAACAACTCCAGGAAGAAACAACTACTATGTCCTTTGATATTCTTGAACATGTACCAACACTGGTGGATTATGCCCAGAATGTTGAGCTAATTAAGCAGCCAACGAAGGAAGAGGTCAGACATGCAGTTTTTGGACTAAATGGTGATAGTGCAGGGGTCCGGATGGCTTTACTGGTTGCTTCTTTCATACCTGTTGGGACATAA